From the genome of Electrophorus electricus isolate fEleEle1 chromosome 14, fEleEle1.pri, whole genome shotgun sequence:
CTCCTAACACGCGCGCGAAACAAACGACTGCGTCCGTGAAAAACCTCTCTTGTGATGGTGCAACCCTCGTTGCTGCCTACATACGGTATTGAATATTAAATCCTGTAAATCAAAATAGGGTTtatcatacatatatttttatccCAAACGGGTTGCCGTAGTCTTGCGTTCCTATCGTTTCCCAGACTCCGCCACACTGACCGAAATGCACCGGCACTGTTTGACGCGCTGGATCTTTCGGTACCGAAAGGCAGGCTGCAGGTCAGGGCAGTCGAGCTGGACCGTCAGCGTGGTCCAGCGGTGCGGCTTGCAGAAGGCGCAGGACTGGAAGGATTCCTGGTCCTTCTTGACATGCCGCGGGATGTAGAAGGAGTTGCACTGTCCGTAGCAGAAGCGGTTGATGACCGTACGGCTGTGACAGCCCTCCTGGCTCACGGTCTGCCGCAGGGACTGGGTCTTGCACCAGTCGCTCCTCAAATACTTCCTCTCTGTCACCACCAGCGCCTCCTGGCTGGAGGCCAGGACCTCCTGCTTGCGGCCGTGGCGGTCCGAGGTGTTGGAGCCGGCCTTGTACGGCGAGGGGATGGAGCCCTGGGGACGGGTCTTGCGAGTCTCGGACAGGACGCACAGCACACCCGCCAGCAGTATCCACAACGGCAACCTGCAACGCATCCTGAGAAAGAAGAGTAAAGGAAGGGACATTAACACCTGAGGGGGGCCCAAGCAAGCATCTGGAGACCAGACCCTCGGGCCAGGTAGCTCTCCAGACATGATTCATTACTCAAAAGACACAGAACTCTGTTAACTAGTAGAGCTGTGCTCAGcactggagcagagctgggttTACTCTAACCCAGCTCCTAGTGTTCTCCAACCGATACTGGGGTGGTGATACTGGGACAGTTCAAATGGAACATCTTGGGGATTGGGAGGACAAAGCATGACCTGAGGTATATTTGACAAAACTCAGTTCCACAAGTCAGAAGACCTCAGAGAGCAAAGCTGCATCTCTTCACTTGAGATCACGACGTCACCAGTGGACCACTGTGTCATGGACTCTCAGTTTTAGATTTTCTTCCTCACATTTCTCCACtcagtttattaatttttaaagatCATCTTATAGTTCGTTATGGATAAAACAAACTCCAGATCCAACAGCAGTAGCAGTAGCTAAATGGCTGTGCTAACTGACTTTCAGCAACGCTCTGTATGAgacctgatgcacacacacagtgccatgtGTTTTTTACCCTAACGAGGTTTATAAcgtgaggtcaggtgtctttttaaaatcttttgtctgtatttgttttgtcaCGTACATTGATGTTGGTGGAGCTTTATTTTTGCCTCACGTTGAGCTCAGGGTCGTTtgtgatttaatggttaagTTCTGAGTGGCGCAGAGGATGGCCTCATAGCCCGAATGTCGTTGTGCCGTCATGTGCTGTATTTGAATATTCTTCAGAATAGtaatgtgaagtgtgaagaaccATTGGATGAGACAGTGCCAATTTCTCTGCGTCAGTGACCAGCAGGGCCAAGGCAGCCACGGCTCGTAAGCAGGCCGGCATgcctttgaaccagtttctaacaatATTGTGTTACTGGATTGGTTGAATTAAGTTAGACCTACTGCTGAGCCACCAAACCTTTAAATCActggtttggtgtttgtttcCCATGTTTTACCATATTGCCAGCCATGACCTAACATGACTGTGCTAGCCAACGTAACGCCTGGCTAGGAGCTTGTACTTCTGCCTGGGCCTGCATAGCAGATTTCCCTCAGCCGTGGCCTGGGCTCACAGGGACCGGTACACCTTGAGAGCAAAGCACAGCTGAACTCCCTGAAATAAAATGGCCACTGACTTGAAAaggcagaaagtgtgtgtggggtgcgcACAGATTTTGCGGTTCTGTGGTTAATGTCTAATTTGTCTGAATTGAAACGCTAGATTAGCTTGTAAATGTAGCTGTACTGAAATATGCGTCTAGGTGAATTCAGGTTTAAGTCTGAGTGACCTGGGGTTCTGCTATAGGTTACTTCAACAGCTTTGCCTGTGCCTTTAAGCCTCGCGGTCGGGTTTTGATTTTTATATGCAACTATTCTCAGTGAACAGCAGTCACTTCTATTACAATTTTTCTGGATTTCCTTGGAAAAATATTGCACAAGTACAGATTTTGATCTCTGGAGTATGCGGTTTGCtttctgagagagaaacaggaaatgaaTGTCATATGAGAACAAAATTAACTTAATTGAGCCATTAGTGGTGCCGGCTGATTTGTcttaaaaaggctttaaaataaatgcgTTCATTAATCAGTGAAAGGGATTTCAGTGGCAgtgaggagaaaaggaaattgATGTCAGTCGGACTCTTCCAGAAAGCCAGCGAGCCTTTCTGCTTGGGCTGCGCGTGGCTAATGCAATGAGCACATAAACACTTGTAGATGAGGTGTAGGACGCGTGAGTAAGGCGTGTGGCGTGCATTTTATTTAGGAAGACTgtaactttctctctcattcactccttTGCTGAGGCCTCGTATGAAACGCATTAAGAGACGTAACGTGTGCAGGGCTGGACGTCTCGTGGGGTGGAGGCGTCCACGGCGCTTCTCCTCGAGCCTCGCTCTGCTTTTCCGCGGTGTCCGTGGCCAGCAGGCACAAATGTGGGTGAAAGACTTCCAAGATTTGGGTATTTTTGAGAGATTCGAGATATTTTTGAGAATCTAATGGATCATCTTGCGACTTTCTGTGCATCACTGATGCATCTGCAcgtaatatgaaatatttaaaacgTTTCTTGGAACTCGTTTGACCCTAAAAGGGTGCTCTCCCGTCTGTTCTTGCGGCTCACTTTCCGTCTAACCTCACACAGATCGAGCTCCTCCTTAGCTCGTAGCTGTTCGCGCGTCCGCGGTCCTGGGGCAGTCTGCCCGGGGCTCCGGCGGCTCGCAGCGACGACCGAGAGAAGCCGCCGCCTCCGTACGCCTGTGCTCTGTTGGCTGCGTTGCGCATGCACGCCCGGACAGAAGTCACTGTTTAGGACGCGCGCGTTTCAGACAGCAGATTCCCGCTGCCTCGAGGCAGGCTTTCATGCTTTCTGGAGACGCGCAGATTTACTACTGAGAACGTTGCTCTTCGGTTTCTTCTTTTGTTGGTGGGGATTTAGGGGTGAAGTGCAGGGACCAGCCAAGACTTCACTGAACAAGGGTAGTGCTGAACTCGTGGGGAAGCTTAATGGTGCAAATAGCTTAGTAAAGTATAAGCCTGTATTAAAATGGCCTGTTTATTACTGTCACGAATTGCTAGAAAGCATAAATACATGACCAGGATCTTTTCTTGGTGTAGCCCTCCCTCATACCTTTGTAGCGCCCCCTGAAGGAGGTTTCTCCCTGAAAAGGCTCGCAATTCCCCCTCAGCTCAGCGTGAGACTTAGCCCTTCCCACATCCAGAGGCTTTTCAggagaacagaaataaattactGTGAGTTCACATTTATTAGTGTTTCCTCAGTGACTCGGTTCCTGAAATCAACCAGTGGGGGGAAACCCGAGATCGGATGTCACTGTTTGTCTCCGTCTCTTTTTGGAAGAAGAGTCATTGATATTTCACTGTGGCTTTTGCGATATGATAGTTGAAGTAATGtttataaaactttaaaaaatgaaacacgGGCTGCTGTATGTAATTTCTGTAGGCCAGCACCGAATAGCACATGGCTTGGCCATTTCTTAAATGGCTGTGGATTCCAGTCTGTAAGTTTGAAAACAGGAGGTGTTTTAGTGTTACCCAGTAGACAGGCCTGCAGTCAGGATGCCACAGGCACTGGTGGTTCTGGTATGCAACCACAATATGCCTCTGTCATCCGcaaaactatacacacacacacaacacacacgtcTTAACATAATTGCCACCAGCTGAGAGAACTGTTTCTGCAAACTAAGAagtacacatgcgcacacacacacatgcacatgttcacCTTGGCTACATGTTAACATGCATGTATGCCTTGGTAGCATGCATCCTTGATTAAGGTCGAGTTTGTGCGTTCAGCATGCATCTGCTGCCCAGACGTGTGatgcacactaacacaacaCCTAACACCTAatgcttttttcctttcatacaAACTTGATTCCCTGGAACTGGAGTCAGGCTTTATACAAGCCCTGTTTGCACACGCTTGACAGCGACACTCATCAAGGTGCCCTGTGTGTTATCAGGCTGGGTAAAGCATGCGCGTGGAAAGTTAAATACTTGCTAAAGTGAAATCTCTCGTTCTGTGCAGTAAAGGACAAACACAGAACCTCCAGGCACACTGACCAtcctcatgcacacactaagTCGTTTCAGGTCCATCTACAAGTATAGAAGTACTGTCGTTTGGGGAATGTTTTACCGCACCGGTTGGCCAGATGGCCAGTTTTTTCCTGTAACAcgtgtttgtttattgtatttttttaaataatggcaATATGCCCTAAAATTATGGCTCAAATTGCTTCTCGTGCACCCCATAATTCCTTATAATGATGCAGTAATTTCGCGGCAGAATTTCAGCATACTTTAAAAACGAATACACGTAGGCTAGTTTCTTCGAATCTGGTCGCATTATTAGAAATACTGAAGACATTGGTGACAGGGTAAATGAGCTGGGGATGGAATAATTGTGAACGTGGCTGTTTCTTCAAAAGATGGTGTGGACGTCCCCGTGACTAAAAGCTCATCTGCTAAAAAGTAAATCTAGTACAACATTCCAGGTCCCACACCTCTTTTGATGTAGACGTGCGCTACTCTGCACCTATCTGTTCCGCGACCGCCAAAGACCAAATCTACGCCACAAGGATGATGGATCAGCAGGGACGCTCCCTAAGCCAAACCAGATGCCATGATCCTCGTGAGCCCGGACCTTCGAGCCACTGTACTGATGAAagaactactggcaacatttctgcTGTGATCTGATCACTGACCGTTAAAGTAACCAGCATGAATGAGCTGTCTGCACTCCGAGACTCGCTGGCGTTTGTCGTTCGGGTGGACTCTTCGTCTGGCTGGGAAAGCCAATGTTTCTATGCAGTACCACCTTAGATGCTCAAGACGTTGCTACTCCTTTTATTAAGATGCAACAGGAACGGGGCGAGAGAGGATTGTGGGTGCTGAGGCAGGACAGGGGTCATCTGGTGACCTCCACACAGACGGCGCTCTCCTGAGCTCAACATGCTCTGTGCTCACAGCGGTGTCTCGGGGCACTTGGGAGACTTCACTGGGCTTTGAACCCAGACCTACTGGAGACAGTCGTAAAGAGAGCAAAGGTGAGTTGCTAGACTGAACCCACGAGCGTCGGGTTTCCCGTCCTGATACTCCAACCACCATCACTAAGACAGAAagcagtatttatttctttaaaagcaCAGCGACCATCGGATTTAGAGACATTTTGCTGCTCAAGGTATAACAGTGTTGTGGTGCTACTTGTGTTATAGGTCTGTTACAGTTGTTACTTGTATTACTGTGTTACTGATGTTACTGGTATCACGGGAGTTATACTGGTGTTATAAATTGTTACTGGTGTTATAAATTGGTCATGTTCAGTCTTTTTTGGTCATGTTCAGTCTTTCAGTCAGACCGACCTCATGTTCAACAGAAAGAAGAGCTCCTCTGTCCTGCACGTGTTGGTTTGAATTTTAGTTCAAAACATTTCAACtttacatgattttatttttgtgttcaaGAACACTGAGTTCTTGTTTCCATCTTTTCCCCTCACCAGTTAACTGCAGCAACAAGGGGGAGCAGAGATGAGGAGCAAATGGTCTCAGGAATGTTTAGTTCTTGTTAATGCTCTGACTAATGATTTGTTAGAAGCAGCGAACCACTGGGTTTgatgcttctctccctctgtaccAGGGTTTACTTCCACATCTGTGTGGCTCCTGTAAAAACAGGCTTTCTGTGTacaaatactgcaaaaaaatgACCCCACAGATGAGGATGATTATTAATGCTATGACTGATGGTTTTTATGGAATTGCTGGGGATAATCTCACTGCTGTGGGGATAATCTCACTCTGCTGTGGGGATAATCTCACTCTGCTGTGGGGATAATCTCACTCTGCTGTGGGGATAATCTCACTGTGCTGTGGGGATAATCTCACTATGATGTGGGGATAATCTCACTGTGCTGTGGGGGTAATCTCACTGTGCTGTGGCAATAATCTCACTGTGCTGTGGGGATAatctcactgtgctgtgctaGCGGCTGTCTGTGCAGGTAATCTCTCTGTCCCCTGGCAGTGTTGTGTAAATCTCTCCAGCCAGCTACATGCACATCTACGCACTACCCCCGTCTCCTCCAAATTTAATCAGCAGTCAAAGACCTGTATATGCACTCATTCTCCCTACCACCACTCCCAGACCGCTGGCCTGCTCGCCCTGGCCAGGCCGAGCGTTTCCATACAACGTGTGTGTTCAGAATGAAACTCAGAGCACCCAATCTGTAGAATCTGTGTTCTTAACCTTTGTGCTGACCAGTGTGGCCACGTCCATGACCCCTAAAGGAGGCCGTCACACCCTCAACAGAAGGGCAGACAGCGACATGACCCTACCACACACAATTAAGACCATAACctgtctagctagctaacagaaCTGGCCGATTTCATCTACGAATCTGTGGGAAAAAAAGTCACGTTTTACTCACCATACATTGCACCTAATTACAGGATTTAGGTCTGGCAGAGTGTACAGAAGGCCTAAAATTCAGCTTTCCTGCTCTCAAAGGACACCAAGAACAGaagttgcttttctttttggtaTATTCAATCCACTGAAAACATCCTAACATTCCTGTGCTTAGCTGGTAAGTGAAACACAAGGTGTTTACTTTGACATGTATGTGACCCactcatttagctgacacttttatccaaagcaacttagaattattagtgaatacaacttgagcaactgagggttaagggccttgctcagcagcccaacagtggcaacttggcagcggtgggacttgaaccagcaaccttctgattacacatcaagtaccttaatcactgccCACACCAGAAGGAAGACAAAGAGACGTTCTGCTAGCCTGTCCGAGCACCCTGGAGTGAACACTAGTGAAGTTCACTCTCTTCAGTCGGAGCCCAGTGCCTGATTTGGATTGGCCAGCTACAGTCACTCAAATGCCACCTGAATCTTCGGTTTTAACAAGCTGCAGAAGTCAGTTCCAGGCCGTGGGGTTTGTTCTGTGGAGCAATACGTGCTGTATAAAGGCACAGGCTGGTCCAGGGCTACACCTAATAAAAGGGCAGATGTTTGGCATGGATTTGttggtttcttttaaaattattattaataataataataataataataatattattattgttactttCTGTTTGTGTCGGCTGGTGTTTGATGAAAACATAAATCAGAAGCAGAGTTTATGGGTTCTTGGCCGAATCGTCTCTGCCTAGCGGTGCATGGCGGAGCAGTCCTGCACCTTCCACCCAAACCATTCATCGGATCGTTAACGCTGCACGCCCCTCACACGAACCTGGGCACGACCCAGACAGCCTCGCACGCTTCAGAAGGGAAAAGATGACTCGTTCACACGCCTTAATCAACAAATACAAGAACGGGCTGAAGCCGCATCTGCCAGACTGAGATCGGTTCATCAAATTATCAATCCCGTCAGCGACATTATGGAAGAACTAGCAAACGAAACACGGATGTGACTGACACAAAGCGGAAACCGAGACTTCCAATTccagaaatgagaaatgaatcCTCGTTCTCATTTTGGGAACAGTTACAtctcagaaaaagagaaagcactttttacacacatgcacacacagacacgtgtcAGAGAATGGATActgaagagcaaaaaaaaacccctgaagAACAACATttggaacagaacaaaagccATCTCACTCGGGTCGAGGAAGAGTGCTCACCTCAACTGAAGTAGTCCAGCCCAGCAGGAgttcttgtgtctgtgtgtgtgtgtattccagcaCCAGTTAAGGTGAgctgtttagtgtgtgtgtggctctcaGAGAGGAGTGTCTGCTGATGCCCATGGAAGACAGAATGGGGTTTGGCAGGATGAGTATCCAAAAGTGATGTCTgtgctcctctgtctctgaggggctcctctgtctctgagggtctcctctgtctctgaggGTCTCCTTCCCCA
Proteins encoded in this window:
- the grem2b gene encoding gremlin-2b, whose protein sequence is MRCRLPLWILLAGVLCVLSETRKTRPQGSIPSPYKAGSNTSDRHGRKQEVLASSQEALVVTERKYLRSDWCKTQSLRQTVSQEGCHSRTVINRFCYGQCNSFYIPRHVKKDQESFQSCAFCKPHRWTTLTVQLDCPDLQPAFRYRKIQRVKQCRCISVSVAESGKR